The Myxocyprinus asiaticus isolate MX2 ecotype Aquarium Trade chromosome 6, UBuf_Myxa_2, whole genome shotgun sequence region AAAAGTGAGTGTGTGACCCTCAGCTAAGGTGCGGGCATGCATGAACACTTATAGCATGTATAATTAACATACATCCACACAAAGCTTTTAACATAGGCAATAACACACACATCTAGTTGGACTGAAAAGAGAATCTAGTGAGTACGCTGCTTCATCACATAGTGAAACACAAGTGGTTGGCCCCTGTGCTGGTTACTGTTTGCCTCAGTATGGAGAATCACAGCGAGTGTGGCAAGCTCCTTTGCCTTTGGCCAGAGATTTCTCCATCATATGCCTCTGCTGACTATGTGCATGCCTGTTCAAAAAACATGACAGATTTCTTACATAAATACTCATCCCACAATCACTGTACATATTAAAAGATATTTAAGGCACCGTTTGGCAAATTGCACttatcattttgaaaaaataagagggatcattaaaattgcattttttatttttttatttagtactgccctgataAAGCTATATGACTTAATAGATACTTacatatattccacaaaacaaaataataactgaattaCCACAGGTGATCTTGTTCAAAGGTTaacatccccttggttcttaaagggttagttcacccaaaaatcttaaTAATcgaataatttactcaccctcatgccatcccagatgtgtatgactttctttcttcttctgaatacaaatgaagatttttagaagaatatttcagctctgtaggtacatacaatgaaagtgaatggtgaccagaacttggaaggtccaaaaagcacataaagtcagcataaaattaatccatatgactccagtggttaaatccatatcgtcagaagcaatataataagggtaggttagaaacagatcagtagttaatcctttttactataatttctcctctctgctcagtaggtggcgatatgcacaaagaatgtgaattgccaaaaacaaaagtatgtgaaaatgaaagtgtagatttagaataaaaaggacttaaatattgatctgtttctcacccacactcatcatatcgcttctgaagacatggatttaaccagtggagttatgtggattacttttatgctgcctttatgtgatttttggagcttcaatgatCTGGCCACCATTATCTTgcatttatggacctacagatccgagatattcttctaaaaatctttgtttgtgttctgcacaagaaagaaagtcatacacatctgggatggcatgagagtaaatgagagaatttttatttttgggtgaactatctctttaatatggTGTGTAACTTACtcgatgatcaatgactgtttgtaaCTTGTTTTTCTTGTGTCTTGAGCAGTGAAGCTAAAATCCTCCAGATACTGCACATTCTTTGGttttccagcatcttctgcacatttgagttttATATAGTTATAATGGttaatatatatacttattaacTATTAGTATTTGGGGTTCCTTCGGTAACCCCATTTTAAGGGAAAGGCTTTGAGGCTTTTGAAATATATATGTGTGGCAtgtgaggaaccccaaatggtgccttgaGTATCTTAATTTTTACAATGTATAATGTCTTGACTGTAGGTTCTAATTTACACTGCAGTTTCATTGTTAACCAAATGTTCTGGACTAAAACCTAACCTGGTTAGATCCTCCACATCTACCAGCATGGCATCCTGCTCCATGTGCAGTTCATCTCTCATAAGCAACAGCTGCACCAGCTCCTCATTCAGACCTTCagttgaattaaaaacaataagCGTTATAATACAACATGAATAAACATCATGTGAAGGTGATAGGTGTTCATCCAGAGTAAAACCTGAAAGAATTGGTTCAGTTCTATCTGGGAAACCATTGCCATTACAACTTGTGTCATTGCATCTAAATTGTCCTTGTCTCTTCTAAGgataaatgcaaaaaaagattCTTCTTCTTAACAGCTTAACTTCTTACATTATCCCAACAGCATAAACAATGACAAACAACTATTGATtatgttgtttgggaaaactattttaaacagcattccattttgtgaaatgtttttttttttttaataatctttatacatcttttatgtgcttttttaatttgaattaatcaaGTAaagacaaaaattttattttaaaaagtgcaatTTAAAGAAAAAGTGACCTATCACAGCAATAAAAACTCTTATATGTTACAATAAATttgaacctaaaatcttgatgctgataaaaaaaatccattgacacgttatgcatcaactacccattAGTTTGAACTTCCCAACTACCCAAGTaatttttaatggtataaaattaagtgaaATCTATTTAACTTCTtagaataatattgattaaagtgagtgagtaacttttactaacaaatctggtgtACATGTTACTTAAACAAACatagtaaaatttaaatgaacattttatttaaacatttcacaTGCTGAATTTTACTTATAAACTCATGTTTAATAATTTACCAAATGACATGCAAAAACATTCCACAAGGAAggttaatgcatgctatgtagcctactagacaacatcaccttgcattattGTCAATAAGAGAACAAAATGACTACGCAGATGCCAGACGTCAACAGAcgtcaacacttggtgcacaaaacatgatgacagtaacaatcaacagatcattttttgatcatgaatgggtaatcttgagtagaaaatgaacttcagacttcacaaaacaaaaagtgatCAGAcataacaaaatcaacaataaaaaggGTGTAAATAAACTTGGAAACAGTGACACCATGCAAGTTCATTCattattcaagcctggtgcatgctgggaacaccagcttcaaaaagttaagtaaaatgtacttattttatttatctgtgaaatttactcaaataagcaaataaatatgacaaggttttcttctTTAGGATTCATGCATGATGACGCAttataaagataacaaacaatcataaataccATTTCCTTAAAAGCTAGAGCATTAATTGTTACATGTttaaattgagtacaaatgtagaattcacttaatatttttaagttcaCGCTTTACCttattaaatgtagaaataacTTAATCTGTTAAGTTAAACAGTCATTTTTTCCGTGTgcttacagtattttttataagCGTGTGCTGCCCTTACCTTGTATCTGAGAGTGCAGATCATTGGTGATGACCTGTAACTGGCCGAGATTCATGTCTCTCAGGTCCACAGGCCTCAAATTTCTCTTCAGTAGACTCTCACTGATGTGTGGCAGATGAGGCAACTATAACACATGGAAACAGTTGAGTTACTCTGATAGGCTGATGAAGAGCAAATGCTCAAAGTTGGAAAAATAAGCAACGATTAAACAAGCTTTGGAAAAGAAACATTCATTAATTCCATGCACAAGAGCACTTGGTTCCTGATGCTTTTAATGCTGTCTATTGTGAACAAATGCAGCATTATTCTTGGCCTCACACACCAGGTCTGCCACAGGGGATCTGCGGTGTAGCTGAATCTGTCTTTCCACCTCCACTTGCATTCGGGCCATTGGACGGGCCAAAGCCAGAGCCACACGGGCCTCCTCCTGCAGACGTCGCTGAAGCCGCCAGAATTCAGAATCCTCCGAGTCGagatcttcctcacctgtgtccCGATCAGACAGAGAAGAACTCTGCTTGCTCTATAATGAGACAAAGAATACCAAACAAGTTTAATTTAAACTGGATGACACTATGAAAATATTAAGTGCTTAGATATACTAAAAGTTATGGTTTCTACCATAGGAGACAATGGGGTGTCCAGGCTGGTTTCTGTTCTGCTGTCCTCTGCATCGCTGTCCCTGTCACTGCTGCTGTCATTCACAAAGCACATCTGTAGGTTCACCCCATTCTGAAGCCTACAGCGCAGAAAGAGCAGTGAAGATGAAAGGTGGAGAACATGACTGGCATTCTTCAATCAAAACATTTTTCAACAGGCATTGACATACatatttctatagtatcaatgaaaataatgggatttttatttattgCCTCTTTAATTTGTTGACATTCTTATTGCTCAGCTATCCTGAAGATTGTACACGGTATGCCAAATTGTGACATTGTATTTACAGTAGTAGTTGGGTGAAATGCATGAACAAAGACAGTGGCTTTTTAGAATCAATTGAACTAAACAAcctatttatttttgtcacataacTGTGAATTACATAAACCCTTTAAACTCCTGAGAACTTGAGACTTGTTACAGTTGACAGTAACCAGAAAACATTTAAACTCTCAAACGAGAAAGGTCCATTTTTAGTGTTTGTGAACCACAGTGAAGCAAGCACTTCCCATACTAGACTTTTTTTCTGCAATTGCTAGAGAATTTTGTGTTTAACTTAACAGTATATTTAGAGAACACTGACTAGGCCTCATAATTACAAAGTTAGCCTTCATTGTTGGAAGATTTTACCCCTCTACACTGATTTGAGATAATGTGGTACCTTGTAAagttaaaataaaagcaattacTCTTTATTCAGTGATACAACAGTGATACAATGGAAACATGCTCTTTCTGGCTAATTCTCATTACTTGAATTTGATTCTGTGTGGACTTTCCTTTGCTTCATCATTCTGGACTTGGCTGTTGTTTCTAGGAACCTTCTAGAAATCATGTTCCAAAATGTGAAGAGACACTGAAATGCAGCAATCCCAACACCCACAAAGCCAAAGTGCCTCATGGTGAAACTCTAGAGCCGCATGAATGATGATTCGTCATCAGATGGGACAAccccaaatatattcactttattttacaaaaaacagCATGTTCACACTACAAATAACAATCATTATATAGAAGTGTTataacattctttcatcatttactcccccttttGTTGTTCCAACCCAATAcgacttttttccatggaacacagaagatGATGTTAGGTGCAGTGTCACCATtctcagcctcagtcaccattcactttcattgtatgggaaaaaagatgcaatgatagtgaatggtgactaaggctgccAGTCCATAACATTCTGCTTTACTTCCAAGGaagttccaaggaagaaagtcataggggtttgaaaCGACACGAGGGtaagaaaatgacagaattagcattttttggtgaactatgcatttaaaggaatagttaacccaaaaatttaaatgctcatgccatcccagatgtgtatatttttttttcttctgcagaacacaaacaaatatttttagaagaatatctcatctctggaggtccatacaatgtccataaaagcacataatggcagcataaaagtaatccgtaagactccagtggttaaatctatgacttcagaagtgattcagttggttttggatgagaacagaccaaaatataactcgtttttcactgtacatcttgtcattgcaatcTTTAGgcctgatcatgatttcaagcttgaatacACTTCCTAGctcttgacgcatgcgcagagcacttgatggtgcaaggaagtgtaatcgagcttgaaataatgatcggcAAGGAAACTGCAGATGTTAAGATTTATACTAAAATaggagctatattttggtctgttcttatccaaaaccaactgggtcacttcagaagacatggattaaaccactggagtcttatggattacttttatgctgcctttatatgctttttgaagcgTCAacgtttttgtcaccattcacttgcattttgtggacctacagggctgagatattttactaaaaatgttctgcagaagaaattcacacacatctgggatgcatgaggcagagtatttgtgggtgaactattcttttaaagtcaATGACGGcgaacatgcacacacataaaacacCAACCCACCAAAGACAAGCACACACTGACCGTGAGGACAGGCAGCTCTTGCTGCAGCCAGTAAAGGTAACCGGTCCGTCGTCATAGAAACTGCCAAGGGCCAGTTTCTGTCTAATGGACTCCCTCTCATTCCTCTGGGCCTGAGCAAAAGCAGTTGACTTCAATAAATGAGGAGAACACTCACAGAGCCAGCATGCACTAGGCCACAGAAGACCTCATAACAAGTAATATTTTATGTGGCATTTTAAAATAGATGATGATGTCTAGCACTGCCATTTTAACATGCTTACATACGGGTCAGTaatgtgatgctcatttttgtctGTACCtattagtttattaaaaaaaaaaaaacattgaaaatgcaaATCATacgaaaaatgacttgaatacacttcatttttgtgcatttttaaaacaaaaatgttattaatatttaaaaaacttttgtccatatcaaAGTCAGTATGGCATAATGAACATGCATGAAGACATTTtgctgtcatgtgacaagaaaaccATTAAACAGGAAATTATATTACAGATATAACACCTGTAGAAACTCACAACCAGGGACTAAAATGGTTCAagggacaaaaacaaaaaatgaaaacgaatataatttttttgcagaacgtaatcGTAAAtcggaacaaagtccctttcaatcaCTTATGACTGTGTGTCAAAGTCATTATTTAAAATACACTAATTTAGCActgtattaggaacacctgtacactttaTCACTCAATGtcactctaacgttattggtggactgaacgtctggccatgtcttttgaaaatatgattacaGATGAG contains the following coding sequences:
- the zgc:153615 gene encoding schwannomin-interacting protein 1, with product MVHQEKCVYQAQRNERESIRQKLALGSFYDDGPVTFTGCSKSCLSSRLQNGVNLQMCFVNDSSSDRDSDAEDSRTETSLDTPLSPMSKQSSSLSDRDTGEEDLDSEDSEFWRLQRRLQEEARVALALARPMARMQVEVERQIQLHRRSPVADLLPHLPHISESLLKRNLRPVDLRDMNLGQLQVITNDLHSQIQGLNEELVQLLLMRDELHMEQDAMLVDVEDLTRHAHSQQRHMMEKSLAKGKGACHTRCDSPY